One Aegilops tauschii subsp. strangulata cultivar AL8/78 chromosome 7, Aet v6.0, whole genome shotgun sequence genomic window carries:
- the LOC109732510 gene encoding receptor-like protein EIX2 — MSELRILVQGTLIALLCLLLSFPPPATASPLRAPASNGSCVAYERGALLSIKESLWEPSVNLSSWQGEECCNWKGVRCSYKTGHVVKLNLRGSAHNCFRYPAYRGAISHSLVTLQQLRYLDLSCNNFNWTEIPELIGSFPSLRYLNLSYSLFYGRVPPQIGNLSKLVYLDLKTSRYNLLYLRDLQWLSHMPSLKHLDLSYMNLTNVVDWVHRINMLPNLSKLYLQQTGLRSTIAVLGQSNLTALEVLDISWNNFNTPIASNWFWNSTSLASLNLEACRFYGPIPEYIGSMASLEEVNFGGNNLMSTMIPSNFKNLCNLKILNLGYSQTSGDITQLMERLPNCTSNKMQVLDLGQNMLGGAMPSSPGPLKNLTCLALPHNKLTGPIPKWIWSLTELLVLDLEVNELNGVVTEDHLKSLRNLKMLILGKTLLQIKVSPNWVPPFKLQAVLLDGLQIGPAFPSWLRSQTGLGLLMIANASITTLPNWVWVAFSRAELVDLSNNQITGTLPATMEFMSAEIMALSNNRFTGTIPKFPRNIKGMYLQVNSLSGTLPSDLGAPLLQDLMLHSNSLSGPIPSSLCSLTQLTLLDLSWNKLTGEVPNCKEDSNPPMHNLNMIILNNNNLSGEFPGVFQSCPNLVFVDLSYNKFSGDLPVWIGAKLPYLALLRLRYNMFTGQIPIEIGKIQELQYIDLAHNNFSGSMPESLVHLSAMAHTSRHSYVLNNAINHIQGPHLYNLVFSYMFFWEGVPVLTKRQQLEFFYQISDTLVLDLSCNSLTGVIPREIGSLAGLRSLNLSWNSLSGAIPEKIGELKQLESLDLSNNELSGEIPSSMTGLTSLSYMNLSYNTLSGKIPTGNQFQTFDAYLTTLGTLGYVVTP; from the coding sequence ATGTCTGAGCTCAGGATTCTTGTCCAAGGAACTCTGATAGCTTTGTTGTGCCTGCTCCTCTCCTTTCCACCACCAGCCACAGCCTCTCCCCTCCGTGCACCAGCTTCGAATGGGAGCTGTGTCGCGTATGAGAGGGGCGCGCTTCTCTCCATCAAGGAGAGCCTCTGGGAGCCCAGTGTCAACCTCTCGTCCTGGCAAGGTGAAGAGTGTTGCAACTGGAAAGGCGTCAGGTGCAGCTACAAAACCGGCCACGTCGTCAAGCTCAATCTTCGTGGAAGTGCTCATAACTGCTTCAGATACCCTGCATATAGAGGTGCGATAAGCCACTCCTTGGTTACTTTACAGCAACTAAGGTATCTAGACTTGAGCTGCAATAACTTCAACTGGACTGAGATACCGGAGCTCATTGGTTCTTTTCCAAGCCTTAGATATCTCAACCTTTCATATAGCTTGTTCTATGGGAGAGTACCCCCGCAGATTGGAAATCTCTCCAAGCTTGTCTACCTGGATCTCAAAACCTCGAGATATAATCTATTATACTTGAGGGATCTTCAGTGGCTTTCACACATGCCATCACTGAAGCACCTCGACTTGAGCTATATGAACCTTACCAATGTAGTAGACTGGGTCCATAGAATTAACATGCTTCCGAATCTTAGCAAGCTTTACCTACAGCAAACTGGCCTAAGAAGCACAATTGCTGTCCTTGGCCAATCCAATCTTACGGCACTCGAGGTGCTTGACATCTCATGGAACAACTTTAACACCCCAATTGCTTCCAACTGGTTTTGGAACTCAACGTCCCTTGCTTCTCTGAACTTGGAAGCTTGTCGCTTTTATGGCCCTATTCCGGAATACATTGGCAGCATGGCCTCTCTTGAAGAAGTTAATTTCGGGGGAAATAATCTCATGTCCACCATGATACCATCAAATTTCAAAAATCTATGCAACCTGAAGATACTAAATCTAGGATACAGCCAAACCTCAGGGGACATCACACAGTTGATGGAGCGGTTACCAAACTGTACTTCGAACAAGATGCAAGTGTTGGACTTGGGTCAAAATATGTTAGGTGGGGCCATGCCCAGTAGTCCAGGACCCCTTAAAAACCTGACCTGCTTGGCCCTGCCTCACAATAAGCTTACAGGACCTATTCCGAAATGGATATGGTCACTCACCGAATTGCTTGTTTTGGACCTAGAAGTTAACGAACTAAATGGTGTAGTCACTGAAGATCACCTAAAAAGCCTCAGAAATTTGAAGATGTTAATTTTGGGCAAGACACTTCTTCAGATCAAGGTCAGTCCGAATTGGGTTCCTCCATTCAAACTACAAGCAGTTCTGTTAGATGGTCTGCAGATAGGGCCAGCATTCCCGTCATGGCTTAGATCGCAGACAGGCCTTGGGCTCCTTATGATTGCAAATGCAAGCATAACTACACTCCCAAATTGGGTTTGGGTTGCATTTTCAAGGGCAGAACTTGTGGATCTGTCCAATAATCAGATAACCGGCACACTACCAGCAACAATGGAATTTATGTCAGCTGAAATAATGGCTCTATCCAACAACAGATTTACCGGGACAATTCCAAAATTTCCAAGAAATATTAAAGGCATGTACTTGCAAGTAAACTCTTTATCAGGGACATTGCCATCTGATTTGGGAGCCCCGTTGTTGCAGGATCTTATGCTTCATAGCAATTCACTATCAGGCCCCATTCCATCTTCATTATGCTCATTGACACAGTTGACTCTGCTAGACCTATCATGGAACAAGCTGACAGGAGAAGTTCCAAATTGCAAAGAGGATTCTAACCCACCCATGCATAACCTTAATATGATAATTTTGAATAACAACAACCTCTCAGGAGAGTTTCCAGGAGTCTTTCAAAGCTGCCCCAACCTTGTTTTTGTTGATCTTTCATATAACAAATTCTCCGGAGACCTACCTGTCTGGATAGGGGCGAAGTTACCGTACTTAGCATTGTTACGTCTGCGGTACAATATGTTTACTGGCCAAATTCCCATTGAAATTGGAAAGATTCAAGAGCTACAATATATAGATCTTGCACACAACAACTTCTCAGGAAGCATGCCGGAATCATTAGTTCACTTGAGTGCAATGGCCCACACTTCTCGACATAGTTATGTTCTTAATAATGCCATCAATCACATACAAGGACCTCATCTGTACAACTTAGTATTTTCTTATATGTTTTTCTGGGAAGGAGTTCCTGTTCTTACTAAAAGGCAACAACTTGAATTTTTTTATCAAATCTCAGATACACTGGTTCTTGACTTGTCATGTAACAGTTTAACCGGAGTGATCCCTCGAGAGATTGGTTCTCTCGCTGGATTAAGAAGTCTGAACCTTTCGTGGAACAGTTTAAGTGGTGCAATCCCTGAGAAAATTGGTGAGCTCAAGCAGTTGGAATCTCTTGACCTGTCAAACAATGAGCTATCAGGCGAGATCCCTTCAAGCATGACAGGTCTTACCTCTCTAAGCTATATGAACCTGTCATACAACACTCTGTCCGGAAAGATACCAACTGGAAATCAATTCCAGACTTTTGACGCATATCTGACTACATTGGGAACATTGGGTTATGTGGTTACCCCTTGA